A window from Lampris incognitus isolate fLamInc1 chromosome 5, fLamInc1.hap2, whole genome shotgun sequence encodes these proteins:
- the bnc2 gene encoding zinc finger protein basonuclin-2 gives MLAKAIRCTLVNCTCECFQPGKIHLRTCDQCKHGWVAHALDKLSTQHLYHPTQVEIVQSNVVFDISSLMLYGTQAVPVRLKILLDRLFSVLKQEEVLHILHGLGWTLRDYVRGYILQDAAGKVLDRWTIMSREEEIITLQQFLRFGETKSIVELMAIQEKEGQAVTVPSSKTDSGIRTFIESNNRTRSPGLLTHLENSSPSSIHHFENIPNSLAFLLPFQYINPVSAPMLGLPPNGLSMEQSALRLREPSLPNQSEQVETSESEVSLSPFRTGQSPSRGVLGAMNNNIEPKTEPNNRASPISPTPSTHQAQQQQQQQTQLQQQQQQQQQQQQGQQPPQNQPQQPSHLNDHQVHHHFVKNEQSKTITHSSFSSKMHRMRRMGATSRKGRVCCNSCGKTFYDKGTLKIHYNAVHLKIKHRCTIEGCNMVFSSLRSRNRHSANPNPRLHMPMLRNNRDKDLIRANSTTGTPVISSTKSCGFALTSPGRPPLGFTTPPLDPMLQSPLQSPLVFPSLKSVQPVQPVPPFYRTLLSPADLVSPPVSLPTSPILPTTTNSTSLMDQQQQILAAAAAASHNNNNPHMSEAGHMSHRLPTPSANQDLITGTSDPTPKKKPRKSSMPVKIEKEVIDVADEYEDKDEDDDDIHHHHHHHHHHHHPASLLHNNVKINGNCNSNNNNSSGSGNHSGGSGHQSPSQDEMSPSLALRGMMRHSEDECREGTGSESRSGNDLRGSNELRCMDSFTSEDQDHERDFENESETSDSKMFYRDEMMEVEDQQKHGRSGSGLGKEQEEETSDEAHLKKEMEDKNNSSPSSHQLPIKIKEELNDPTYDMFCMSQYGLYNGGMAAAAAAAASMAALHESFISSMGYGASPPKFPSSQSPEGDLCSSPDPKICYVCKKSFKSSYSVKLHYKNVHLKEMHVCTVAGCNAAFPSRRSRDRHSSNINLHRKLLTKELDDIVLDPHLTPLPKDLRAEFLTKIYAGHHLSMDAMSGVGIGGPSLRNIGLNCDSSSPASIESPQHLLNHQNLINQHTNGFYRSQPDDYMVLDLSTTSSVQSSGSIHSSHESDEGSDEGILLDDLEEEGGEDEEGNSEGEDYSQNARGQAEGGHRDVTGELKKGEGRDEEMEPSSSPILLSSTGGSNGGGSGILCNICHKMYSNKGTLRVHYKTVHLREMHKCKIPGCNMVFSSVRSRNRHSQNPNLHKNMPFSTIID, from the exons GATGCTGCAGGCAAGGTGCTGGACCGCTGGACCATCATGTCTCGAGAAGAGGAGATCATCACCCTGCAGCAGTTCCTGCGCTTCGGTGAGACCAAATCCATAGTGGAGCTAATGGCCATTCAGGAGAAAGAAGGTCAGGCGGTTACAGTTCCTTCTTCCAAGACAGACTCCGGGATAAGGACATTCATTGAGAGTAACAATCGGACCCGCAGCCCAGGGCTTCTGACACATCTGGAAAACAGTAGCCCCTCTAGCATCCACCACTTTGAGAACATCCCAAACAGCTTAGCCTTCCTGCTGCCCTTCCAGTATATCAACCCTGTCTCTGCCCCCATGCTGGGCCTGCCTCCCAATGGCCTCTCTATGGAGCAGTCTGCCCTCCGGCTTCGTGAACCCAGCCTGCCCAACCAAAGTGAGCAGGTGGAGACCAGTGAGTCTGAAGTGTCTCTGTCTCCGTTCCGTACCGGCCAGAGCCCCAGTCGTGGAGTCTTGGGAGCCATGAACAACAATATTGAACCCAAGACAGAGCCCAACAACCGTGCATCACCAATTTCACCAACCCCTTCCACTCACCaggctcagcaacagcagcaacagcagacacagctccagcagcagcagcaacagcagcagcaacagcagcaaggCCAGCAGCCGCCTCAGAATCAACCACAGCAGCCCAGCCATCTGAATGACCATCAGGTTCACCATCATTTTGTGAAAAATGAGCAATCCAAGACCATCACCCACTCCTCCTTTTCCTCCAAGATGCATCGCATGCGCCGCATGGGTGCTACCTCACGTAAGGGCCGTGTGTGTTGCAACTCTTGCGGCAAGACCTTTTATGACAAAGGTACTCTGAAGATCCACTACAATGCTGTGCACCTGAAGATTAAACACCGATGCACCATTGAGGGCTGCAACATGGTCTTCAGCTCCCTGCGCAGCCGGAACCGCCACAGTGCCAACCCCAATCCACGTCTGCACATGCCTATGTTACGCAACAACCGAGACAAAGACCTCATTCGTGCAAATTCAACCACCGGTACACCTGTCATCTCCAGCACTAAGAGTTGTGGCTTTGCCCTCACCAGCCCTGGAAGGCCACCTCTAGGCTTCACCACCCCACCCCTGGATCCTATGCTTCAGTCACCTCTGCAGAGCCCACTAGTATTCCCTTCCTTGAAGTCAGTGCAGCCAGTACAGCCAGTGCCCCCATTCTACCGTACACTACTATCCCCTGCAGATCTAGTCAGTCCTCCTGTATCACTGCCTACCAGCCCTATCctgcccaccaccaccaacagcacTTCTTTGATGGACCAGCAGCAGCAGATCCTGGCTGCTGCAGCTGCAGCCTCCCACAATAACAATAATCCTCATATGTCAGAGGCTGGGCACATGTCTCATCGACTGCCCACCCCTAGTGCAAATCAGGACCTCATCACTGGCACCAGTGACCCCACGCCCAAGAAGAAGCCTCGCAAATCCAGCATGCCAGTGAAGATTGAAAAGGAGGTGATTGATGTGGCAGATGAGTATGAGGACAAAGATGAGGACGACGATGAcatccatcatcaccaccaccaccaccaccaccaccaccacccagcaTCCCTCCTTCACAACAATGTCAAAATAAACGGAAAttgtaacagcaacaacaacaacagcagtggTAGTGGGAACCACAGTGGTGGTAGTGGACACCAATCACCCTCACAGGATGAGATGAGCCCCAGCCTGGCCCTGAGAGGCATGATGAGGCACAGCGAAGATGAGTGCCGAGAAGGGACTGGCAGTGAAAGCAGGAGCGGTAATGATCTTCGAGGTTCCAATGAGCTCCGCTGCATGGACAGCTTCACCTCTGAGGATCAGGATCATGAAAGAGACTTTGAGAATGAGTCTGAAACCTCTGACTCCAAGATGTTCTACCGTGATGAGATGATGGAGGTAGAAGATCAGCAGAAACATGGCAGGAGTGGAAGTGGTCTAGGCAAGGAGCAAGAGGAGGAGACCAGTGATGAAGCCCACTTGAAGAAAGAGATGGAGGATAAGAATAACTCTTCACCCTCGTCTCACCAGCTCCCCATCAAAATCAAGGAGGAACTCAATGACCCTACCTATGACATGTTCTGCATGAGCCAGTATGGCCTCTACAATGGAGGCATGGCAGCAGCAGCTGCTGCCGCAGCAAGCATGGCTGCTCTGCATGAAAGCTTCATCTCTTCAATGGGCTATGGCGCCAGCCCTCCTAAGTTCCCGTCCTCACAATCACCAGAGGGAGATTTGTGCTCAAGTCCTGACCCCAAGATCTGCTATGTGTGTAAGAAGAGCTTCAAGAGCTCCTACAGCGTCAAACTGCACTACAAGAATGTGCACCTCAAAGAGATGCATGTGTGCACCGTGGCAGGCTGCAATGCTGCTTTCCCTTCCCGACGGAGCCGAGACAG GCACAGTTCCAACATCAACCTGCACCGTAAACTGCTGACCAAAGAGCTGGACGACATCGTCCTGGACCCCCATCTCACGCCGCTGCCCAAGGACCTGCGAGCTGAGTTCCTGACCAAGATCTATGCTGGGCACCACTTAAGCATGGACGCTATGAGTGGTGTTGGCATTGGCGGCCCAAGCCTAAGGAACATTGGGCTTAACTGCGATTCCAGCTCCCCTGCAAGTATTGAGTCTCCCCAACACCTGCTTAATCACCAAAACCTCATAAACCAACATACCAATGGCTTTTACAGGAGCCAGCCAGATGATTACATGGTGTTGGACCTCAGCACAACATCCAGTGTTCAATCCAGCGGCAGTATCCACTCCTCACATGAGTCGGATGAGGGCAGCGATGAGGGCATCCTACTGGATGACctagaggaggaaggaggagaggatgaggagggCAACAGTGAAGGGGAGGACTATTCCCAGAATGCCAGGGGGCAGGCTGAAGGGGGGCATCGGGATGTGACTGGAGAGCTAAAAAAAGGAGAGGGGCGAGATGAGGAAATGGAACCTTCCTCCTCACCAATTCTCCTCTCGTCCACTGGGGGCAGTAATGGCGGTGGCAGTGGGATCCTCTGTAATATCTGCCACAAAATGTACAGCAACAAAGGGACCCTGCGTGTGCACTACAAGACTGTGCACTTGCGCGAGATGCACAAGTGCAAAATCCCGGGCTGCAACATGGTGTTCAGCTCCGTGCGCAGTCGTAACCGGCACTCTCAGAACCCCAATCTCCATAAAAATATGCCCTTCTCCACTATAATAGACTAA